One window of the Archaeoglobus neptunius genome contains the following:
- a CDS encoding 30S ribosomal protein S8e, translating to MIWQGRSRRKPTGGFYKRARKKRKYELGREQVETLVGERKIKKVRVRGGNYKIKLFAESYANVYDPKQKKVVRVKIKSVVENPAHVHYARRNVVTKGAVIATEIGKARVTNRPSQEGVINAVLIE from the coding sequence ATGATCTGGCAGGGAAGAAGCAGAAGAAAACCAACTGGAGGGTTCTACAAAAGGGCGAGAAAAAAGAGAAAGTATGAACTGGGAAGAGAGCAGGTTGAAACGCTTGTGGGCGAGAGGAAGATAAAAAAGGTCAGGGTTAGAGGGGGCAACTACAAGATTAAGCTGTTCGCTGAAAGTTACGCTAACGTTTACGATCCAAAACAAAAGAAGGTTGTGAGAGTGAAGATAAAAAGTGTTGTTGAAAATCCCGCCCACGTCCATTATGCGAGAAGAAACGTTGTCACCAAGGGAGCAGTAATAGCCACTGAAATCGGCAAAGCGAGGGTTACGAACCGCCCGAGTCAGGAAGGAGTTATAAACGCCGTACTAATTGAGTAG
- a CDS encoding MBL fold metallo-hydrolase, which produces MAESSFVFSGVEVTWLKHAGFKIKGSVVVYIDPYEIPEGLEKADVILVTHDHFDHLDIRSIRRISKDDTVVVHPAGCIIEGFRSCGVNMQETTEVKGVKIRAVPAYNIDKPFHKGNSVGYIINIDGVSIYHAGDTDRIPEMKEIEVDIALLPVGGTYTMNLEEAIEATRDIGAKHYIPMHYGAIPQTEADPEEFRKRVKGAVVLKPLF; this is translated from the coding sequence ATGGCGGAGAGCAGTTTTGTATTCAGTGGTGTGGAGGTAACGTGGCTGAAGCATGCGGGTTTCAAGATTAAAGGGTCGGTTGTTGTGTACATAGATCCTTACGAAATCCCGGAGGGGCTTGAAAAGGCGGATGTAATTCTGGTAACACATGACCACTTTGACCACCTGGACATCAGGAGCATCAGAAGAATCTCGAAGGACGACACCGTTGTTGTTCACCCGGCGGGGTGTATAATCGAGGGTTTCAGGAGTTGCGGGGTCAATATGCAGGAAACCACGGAGGTGAAGGGAGTTAAGATCAGGGCTGTCCCGGCCTACAACATAGACAAACCCTTCCACAAGGGAAACAGCGTTGGCTACATCATCAACATTGACGGGGTGAGTATTTACCACGCCGGAGACACGGACAGGATTCCGGAGATGAAGGAGATTGAGGTTGATATCGCCCTTCTACCCGTTGGCGGAACGTACACAATGAATCTTGAAGAGGCAATTGAGGCAACCAGAGACATCGGAGCAAAACACTACATCCCGATGCACTACGGCGCTATACCGCAGACCGAGGCTGACCCGGAGGAATTCAGAAAAAGAGTTAAGGGAGCAGTGGTTCTCAAACCGCTATTTTAA
- a CDS encoding UPF0179 family protein codes for MDEEVNKIITLCGKDWAKIGTEFIFLGGKAECENCKIKKACLRLREGAKYKIVGLRDGTIHECPLHDEGVVAVEVVELPIIAIIDSKIAVEGAKFHYEERKCDVLNCSMYSLCHPVELNSGESVVVERIIGDAPEQCQKGHSVVVAEIRRLEGE; via the coding sequence ATGGATGAAGAGGTTAACAAGATTATCACTTTATGCGGTAAAGACTGGGCAAAAATAGGTACCGAGTTTATTTTCCTCGGCGGAAAGGCTGAATGCGAGAACTGCAAGATAAAAAAGGCCTGTCTCAGGCTCAGAGAAGGGGCAAAGTACAAGATTGTTGGTCTGAGAGATGGCACAATTCACGAATGCCCGCTGCATGATGAGGGTGTTGTGGCTGTTGAGGTTGTCGAGCTACCGATCATTGCCATAATTGACTCAAAAATAGCGGTGGAGGGGGCCAAATTCCACTACGAGGAGCGAAAGTGCGATGTACTCAACTGCAGCATGTACTCGCTCTGCCACCCTGTGGAATTGAACAGTGGAGAATCTGTTGTGGTCGAGAGAATTATAGGGGATGCACCCGAGCAATGCCAGAAAGGGCACAGCGTTGTTGTGGCGGAAATCCGAAGGCTTGAAGGGGAATAA
- a CDS encoding MBL fold metallo-hydrolase: MRLTFLGTGVAVPFENRAQSSVLLEFDDKKVLIDCGIGCYHRLEQLGVGLDEIDAVCITHHHLDHNGDLLNILKARWLLDCSTLKIFGPPGTRYFIESLLEAYPYLRNKLSFDVEEGSKFAIGDVRFKAIPTIHSIESQGYVIEDAIAISGDTRAFEEFISAECAIMIHELSLPFNYIADTHTTPENLKSCLKSCKAERIYLTHLYPMTHRVRDEILEYLDCDAVIAEDMMRLSKI, from the coding sequence ATGAGGCTGACGTTTTTGGGCACAGGCGTGGCAGTTCCGTTTGAAAACAGAGCGCAGAGCTCGGTGCTACTTGAATTTGACGACAAAAAGGTGCTGATCGACTGCGGGATAGGGTGCTACCACAGGCTGGAGCAGCTCGGAGTGGGACTGGACGAGATCGATGCCGTGTGCATCACCCATCATCACCTCGACCACAACGGAGACCTGCTTAACATTCTGAAGGCAAGATGGTTGCTGGACTGCAGTACCCTGAAAATATTCGGTCCACCCGGCACCAGATACTTCATCGAATCCCTCCTGGAAGCCTATCCGTATCTAAGAAATAAACTGAGCTTTGACGTCGAAGAGGGTAGCAAATTTGCAATAGGGGATGTCAGGTTTAAGGCTATTCCAACAATCCACTCGATTGAGAGTCAGGGATACGTTATTGAAGATGCGATTGCCATCAGCGGAGACACAAGGGCTTTTGAGGAGTTTATATCCGCTGAATGCGCAATAATGATCCACGAACTCTCCCTGCCCTTTAATTACATTGCTGACACCCATACAACCCCTGAAAATCTGAAAAGCTGCCTGAAAAGCTGCAAAGCTGAAAGAATTTATCTCACCCATCTCTACCCAATGACACACAGGGTGAGAGACGAAATTCTGGAGTACCTCGACTGCGATGCTGTTATTGCAGAGGATATGATGAGATTGAGCAAAATTTAA
- the cca gene encoding CCA tRNA nucleotidyltransferase, whose product MKVDEIIEQALKLVVPDQEEIRRAKEAERELRKRLDGIGVEYMFVGSYARNTWLKGNLEIDVFLLFPEGMSKDELRENGLEIGKSVLDDYEIRYAEHPYVHGTLNGVDVDVVPCYKLKDARRIKSAVDRTPFHHRWLKDRVKGKENDIRLLKGFLKAHNIYGAEYKVRGFSGYLCELLVVFYGSFVEVLKNARHWTRRTVIDIANRVVRKGEGFFVVDPVDEKRNVAANLSLDNLAKFVHISRRFLENPDIGFFLPPQKPQINPGLVKDVLETRGTALFAVKFTRPDIVDDNLYPQLERAARKIFEFLERENFMPLRYTYKAAESCYLIFECQVRELSKVFKRLGPQFEDEKNVRKFLSRNRPFKPFIENGRWWAFEYRRYTTPGEAVSNYVSKNWHTLGKNVGESISKHFEILSGDELLSEPVLHEVCELMGVKV is encoded by the coding sequence ATGAAGGTTGATGAAATTATCGAGCAGGCGTTAAAGCTCGTTGTCCCCGATCAGGAGGAGATCAGGAGGGCAAAGGAGGCTGAGAGGGAACTTAGAAAGAGGCTTGACGGTATCGGTGTGGAGTACATGTTTGTCGGCAGCTATGCCAGAAATACATGGCTCAAAGGAAATCTGGAGATAGACGTTTTCCTTCTCTTTCCTGAGGGGATGTCAAAGGACGAACTCAGAGAGAACGGGCTGGAAATCGGTAAATCTGTTCTGGATGATTACGAAATAAGATATGCGGAGCATCCATACGTACACGGCACCCTGAATGGCGTCGATGTTGATGTCGTTCCCTGCTACAAGCTGAAAGACGCAAGAAGAATAAAATCTGCTGTTGACAGAACGCCCTTTCACCATAGATGGCTGAAGGACAGGGTGAAGGGGAAGGAGAATGATATAAGACTGCTGAAAGGCTTTCTGAAGGCACACAACATCTACGGAGCAGAGTACAAGGTCAGGGGGTTCTCGGGCTACCTTTGCGAACTTCTGGTTGTATTCTACGGATCCTTTGTTGAAGTTCTTAAAAATGCGAGACACTGGACGAGAAGGACAGTCATTGATATCGCAAATAGGGTGGTAAGAAAGGGAGAGGGGTTTTTTGTCGTGGATCCTGTGGACGAGAAGAGGAATGTTGCTGCCAACTTAAGTCTCGACAACCTTGCAAAATTCGTCCACATCTCCAGACGGTTTCTCGAGAATCCGGACATCGGATTCTTCCTACCACCCCAAAAGCCCCAGATAAATCCCGGACTTGTTAAAGACGTGCTGGAAACCAGGGGTACCGCCCTCTTCGCCGTGAAGTTCACCAGGCCTGACATCGTTGATGACAATCTGTATCCGCAGCTTGAGAGGGCTGCAAGAAAAATTTTTGAGTTTCTCGAGAGAGAGAACTTCATGCCGCTTCGCTACACTTACAAAGCAGCGGAAAGCTGCTATCTGATCTTCGAATGCCAGGTAAGAGAGCTATCAAAGGTTTTCAAACGTCTCGGTCCGCAATTTGAGGATGAAAAGAACGTGAGAAAGTTTTTGTCCAGAAACAGACCATTTAAACCATTCATCGAAAACGGCAGATGGTGGGCATTTGAGTACCGCAGATACACAACTCCCGGGGAGGCGGTAAGCAACTACGTCTCGAAAAACTGGCATACACTTGGAAAAAATGTTGGTGAATCGATCTCGAAGCACTTTGAAATTTTGAGTGGAGATGAACTTCTTTCTGAGCCTGTACTGCACGAAGTTTGCGAGCTGATGGGGGTAAAGGTATGA
- the thpR gene encoding RNA 2',3'-cyclic phosphodiesterase, whose protein sequence is MRLFVAVDLDDDVRRNVTPVIEEFSRLNGIKAVEPENLHITLLFLGEVGESKVPAIEDSLSKISFEPFRISFEGMGAFPSVRAPRVIWIGVRDDGKLRELADSVHGNLKKLGFRRDKEFSAHLTVARVKRKNPGVSEIIEKWAKDRFGEMEVRDFKLKQSILKPQGPVYKDLRVFGHEG, encoded by the coding sequence ATGAGACTGTTTGTTGCAGTAGACCTGGACGATGATGTAAGAAGAAATGTGACTCCAGTGATTGAGGAGTTCTCACGGCTAAACGGGATAAAAGCTGTTGAACCGGAAAATCTTCACATTACCCTCCTATTCCTGGGAGAAGTTGGTGAAAGCAAGGTTCCCGCAATTGAAGACTCGCTATCAAAAATTAGTTTTGAACCGTTCAGAATCTCCTTTGAAGGCATGGGGGCGTTTCCCAGTGTTAGAGCTCCGAGGGTAATCTGGATTGGAGTTAGAGACGATGGAAAACTGAGAGAGCTAGCTGATTCCGTGCATGGGAATCTAAAAAAGCTCGGATTCAGGAGAGACAAAGAGTTCTCAGCCCACCTTACCGTTGCGAGAGTGAAAAGAAAAAATCCGGGTGTGAGTGAAATTATCGAAAAATGGGCAAAGGATCGTTTTGGAGAGATGGAAGTGAGAGATTTCAAGCTGAAACAGAGTATTTTGAAACCTCAGGGTCCAGTATACAAAGATTTGAGGGTTTTCGGCCATGAAGGTTGA
- a CDS encoding DUF7490 domain-containing protein codes for MNGKLVVVAIGIIIAISAIVVAINMTESYGRFGEIDMRLESVNGSHAVITLLIDIDKTPSFNRFEIGAKIYDVRTNLLVGEYSKSFTGYGKYYRAEFTIPFEKTRDYQLKLILKKGERIYDTTHVNVRNLRYLVPEDMTLKASMAGADFLLTGSDNETVSFKSRFYIESLSDYDVVARTKVVQSESNVLVGDEWRNITLEGGKTNIVEADFTVPKKYNYVVKLEIWRNGKLVKTWKDYLNLAPKKIIPEGVKEENMEFEVDRFVKNEEDYARRSGAIPGFEVAVGLAAIGGALALRRQKGKV; via the coding sequence ATGAATGGCAAGTTGGTAGTGGTAGCAATAGGAATAATCATCGCAATCTCCGCTATTGTGGTTGCCATCAACATGACGGAGAGCTACGGAAGGTTTGGAGAGATCGACATGAGACTGGAGAGTGTAAACGGGAGTCACGCAGTGATAACTCTGCTTATTGACATAGATAAGACTCCCAGCTTCAATCGTTTTGAGATCGGGGCAAAGATATACGACGTGCGAACAAACCTGCTGGTAGGAGAATACAGCAAGAGCTTCACAGGGTATGGAAAATACTACAGGGCTGAATTCACGATTCCCTTTGAGAAAACTCGCGATTATCAGCTCAAGCTTATACTGAAGAAGGGAGAAAGAATCTACGATACAACGCATGTAAACGTGAGGAACCTGAGATATCTTGTACCGGAGGATATGACGCTCAAAGCATCAATGGCCGGTGCAGATTTTCTCCTAACAGGAAGTGACAACGAAACTGTTAGCTTTAAATCAAGATTTTACATCGAGAGCTTGTCTGACTATGACGTTGTAGCCAGAACGAAGGTCGTTCAGTCCGAATCCAACGTTCTTGTGGGGGATGAATGGAGAAACATCACCCTTGAAGGCGGAAAGACCAACATCGTTGAGGCAGATTTCACAGTGCCAAAGAAATACAACTACGTGGTCAAACTTGAAATCTGGAGAAACGGAAAGCTCGTGAAAACCTGGAAGGATTATCTGAATCTCGCTCCAAAAAAGATCATCCCTGAAGGTGTTAAGGAGGAGAATATGGAGTTCGAGGTAGACAGGTTCGTCAAGAATGAAGAGGATTACGCTCGCCGTTCAGGGGCTATCCCGGGTTTTGAAGTTGCTGTCGGTCTCGCTGCCATTGGAGGCGCCCTGGCGTTGAGGAGGCAAAAAGGCAAGGTTTGA
- a CDS encoding PD-(D/E)XK nuclease family protein, producing the protein MKLSRIKRRYARRIPVSRVVEQFWCEKKLEIKLVYGIREKTKSMSVGERVHRKLAMRDAFPEPENFLDWLGLQIYLSSLSTSQFLSSGIAREIFLVADVGYEREWYLTGSIDEIRLTNGETRILERKTRESRKIPESTPHKLQAMLYNRMLNLLSEQDFSKNLKAAYLIGERAMISRDFAERAGIGERRICELALKMTRLFKMLPPVSNEIDIVYEHRKSGEVFGVVNCRMDDVWVSKALKFARMFWTGEREAVKTKQEWKCRSCAVRGLCTD; encoded by the coding sequence TTGAAGCTGTCCAGAATAAAAAGAAGGTATGCAAGGAGAATACCCGTAAGCAGAGTAGTCGAACAGTTCTGGTGCGAAAAGAAGCTTGAAATCAAGCTAGTATATGGAATCAGAGAAAAAACCAAGAGCATGTCTGTTGGAGAGAGAGTGCACAGAAAACTTGCCATGAGAGATGCCTTCCCAGAACCGGAGAACTTCCTGGACTGGCTGGGACTTCAGATCTACCTTTCCAGCCTCTCCACATCACAGTTTCTGAGTTCGGGCATAGCAAGAGAGATTTTTCTCGTTGCTGACGTTGGATATGAAAGAGAATGGTACTTAACCGGATCCATTGACGAGATCAGACTTACGAATGGCGAAACAAGAATTCTTGAAAGAAAGACAAGAGAAAGTAGAAAAATACCCGAAAGCACACCACACAAACTTCAGGCAATGCTTTACAACAGAATGCTGAATCTTCTTTCAGAGCAGGATTTCTCAAAAAACCTGAAAGCTGCATATCTTATTGGTGAGAGGGCAATGATAAGCAGGGATTTTGCTGAACGGGCCGGAATAGGCGAAAGGAGAATTTGTGAACTTGCCTTGAAGATGACACGCCTCTTTAAGATGCTGCCACCTGTTTCGAATGAGATAGATATTGTCTATGAGCACCGCAAATCTGGTGAGGTCTTTGGTGTTGTGAATTGCAGAATGGACGATGTATGGGTGAGCAAAGCCCTGAAGTTTGCAAGGATGTTCTGGACTGGCGAGAGAGAAGCGGTGAAAACAAAGCAGGAATGGAAGTGCAGATCGTGCGCTGTCAGAGGTTTATGCACCGACTGA
- a CDS encoding type IV pilin — translation MRRLDEKGVSPVIGVILMVAITVILAAVIASFVFGMGSRLEPVKTPGFTVTRVNNSYIQITFTSKGGATTVENCNIAEPSSAKWTTAWDPSVGDTKTANVNTGTHLVMTCDVDGKTQVVLDTTV, via the coding sequence ATGAGAAGGTTGGATGAGAAGGGTGTGTCGCCAGTGATCGGCGTTATACTGATGGTGGCAATAACCGTCATACTGGCGGCAGTAATTGCGAGCTTTGTGTTTGGGATGGGATCAAGGTTGGAGCCTGTAAAGACACCTGGGTTTACCGTTACGCGAGTAAATAACTCGTATATACAAATTACGTTTACAAGCAAGGGTGGTGCCACAACTGTTGAGAATTGTAATATAGCAGAGCCATCTTCTGCAAAATGGACTACAGCTTGGGATCCAAGTGTTGGGGACACAAAGACTGCAAATGTTAATACTGGTACGCATCTTGTAATGACGTGCGATGTTGACGGAAAAACACAGGTTGTATTAGATACAACTGTATAA
- a CDS encoding antitoxin family protein: MPKIIEAVYENGVFKPLQKVDLREGEKIKLRLEEEGIADIIRKYSIKVKQDALEEFLKERR, from the coding sequence ATGCCCAAAATCATAGAGGCGGTGTACGAGAACGGGGTGTTCAAACCCCTCCAAAAGGTTGATCTTAGGGAGGGGGAGAAAATTAAACTAAGATTAGAAGAGGAGGGGATAGCCGACATTATCAGAAAGTACAGCATAAAGGTAAAACAAGATGCCTTAGAAGAGTTTCTTAAGGAGAGAAGATGA
- a CDS encoding type II toxin-antitoxin system VapC family toxin — translation MTVVDTSVFIDALFRFNEERSKLAGKVFEVLQVHRITILEPEIFKMELIGQLVRRIPKREAIVLYEKLVDKVNFIEFKVLNEIAFSICFETGCRAIDSYFIATAKLTNSILITNDKIMAENAKKAGIKAYYLIEEFSDLMKKLLE, via the coding sequence ATGACTGTTGTTGATACTTCTGTGTTCATTGATGCTCTATTCAGGTTCAATGAAGAGAGGTCAAAATTAGCGGGAAAGGTGTTTGAAGTTTTACAGGTGCATAGAATTACGATTTTAGAGCCAGAAATCTTCAAAATGGAGCTAATTGGACAGCTTGTCAGGAGGATTCCAAAACGAGAAGCAATCGTACTTTACGAAAAGCTCGTGGATAAAGTGAACTTCATCGAATTTAAAGTTCTAAACGAAATAGCATTTTCAATATGTTTTGAAACCGGATGCAGAGCAATTGATTCGTATTTCATCGCAACGGCAAAGCTGACAAACTCGATTCTCATAACCAATGACAAAATTATGGCTGAGAATGCGAAAAAGGCTGGAATTAAAGCTTATTATCTTATAGAAGAATTTAGCGATTTGATGAAGAAGCTTTTAGAATAA
- a CDS encoding type II toxin-antitoxin system RelE family toxin codes for MKFEVRLSDRAIKDLKQFGKKDLERIFRTIERLENPFSLDIKKIKGEYYRIPVGKIRIIVKINFEKSIVLVVRVDWRKRIYDRL; via the coding sequence ATGAAATTCGAAGTCAGACTCTCTGACAGAGCAATAAAAGATCTCAAGCAGTTCGGAAAAAAGGATCTCGAAAGGATTTTCAGGACGATCGAACGCCTCGAAAATCCCTTCTCTCTCGACATAAAGAAAATAAAAGGGGAGTACTATCGCATCCCGGTTGGAAAAATTCGGATCATCGTTAAAATCAATTTTGAAAAGAGTATCGTTCTCGTTGTGAGGGTTGATTGGAGGAAAAGAATTTACGATCGTCTGTGA
- a CDS encoding PIN domain-containing protein, whose amino-acid sequence MLEMYEEYCTTFTVLNELVYVVSRKLAERKYGIRTYHEFRSLVAENGYNFCLQEIKSVKEFVDDLRITLLSDYQDVNAVCRIMEKYRLLPNDALIAATCKHYGIRKIATFDEDFKRVDFLEVVEI is encoded by the coding sequence ATACTCGAAATGTATGAGGAGTACTGTACAACGTTTACTGTGCTTAACGAACTTGTATATGTGGTGTCCAGAAAGTTGGCTGAGAGAAAGTATGGAATTCGAACTTATCACGAATTCAGGTCTCTGGTCGCTGAGAATGGATATAACTTCTGCCTTCAAGAAATCAAAAGTGTGAAAGAGTTTGTTGATGACCTTAGAATAACTCTGCTCAGTGATTATCAAGATGTGAACGCAGTTTGCAGAATTATGGAGAAATACCGTCTCTTGCCAAACGACGCCTTAATCGCAGCAACATGTAAACACTACGGCATCAGAAAGATAGCTACATTCGATGAAGATTTTAAGCGGGTTGATTTTCTTGAAGTGGTTGAAATTTAG